Within Actinoplanes sp. L3-i22, the genomic segment CGGCTGCCGGGGAACTTGCGGCGGGCCAGCACGTACGCCGCGGGCACCCCGACCAGCACCGAGATGCCGGCCACCAGCAGGCAGACGACGAGCGTGACGGTCAGCACCGGCAGCAGCGTGAAGTCCGTCCACGCCTGCCCGTACCACCGGGTGGTGAACGCCTCCGGCAGCCACGTGTCGAACCACCGCACGCCGAACGAGTTGACCAGCACCGACCCGATCACGCCGGCCAGCCCGACGAAGAAGATGACGACCAGTCCCCAGACCACCCAGGCGCCCGGCCGGGCCACGATCCGCCGGCTCATCCTTTGCCTCCCGCGGTCGAACCGGTGTAGAGCAGGCTGCGCAACCCGAGCACGACGCTGATGACCACGAGCTCGACCGCGCCCATGATGATCGCCGCCGCCGAGGCCGCCGCGTAGTCGTAGTGGACGTAGGCCGCCTCGTACGCCGCGATGCTGATCACCCGGGTGCTGCCGGACGGGTCGCCGACCAGGATCGCCGACGGGAAGACGCTGAACGCGAGGACGAACGTCAGGCAGAACGTGGTGGCCAGGCCCGGCGCGAGCAGCGGCAGCGTGATCCGGAAGAACCGCTGTGCCCAGCCCGCCCCGAGCGTCGCCGCGGCACGTTCCAGGCTCGGATCGATCCCGGACAGGTAGGAGAGCACGAGCAGGAACGCGAACGGGAATCCGGTGATCACCAGCGAGAAGAACACCCCCCAGTAGTTGTGGGTGAGCGTGACCGGCTGGTCGACCAGGCCCAGCGTCAACAGGAACCGGTTGAACCACCCGGTCGGCCCGAGGAAGTTCAGCAACCCTTCCGCGGTGAGCACCGTCCCGAGCGTGATCGGCACGACCAGGACCGTGGTGAGCAGCCGCTTGCCGCGGAACCGGCCGCGCATCCGGTACGCGATCGGCACCGCGGCGAGCACGTTGAACAGCGCCGCCGGCAGGGCGATCGCGAGCGTCGTGCCGATCGTGTCGCGCTGGTAAGCATCGGTGAAGAAGGCCCGGTAGGCGGCGAGCGCCCCGCCCTGCGCCGGCTGCAGCGACACCGCGATGCCGTAGCAGAACGGGTAGACGAACAGCACGACGACGAACACCGTGGCCGGGACCAGGAGCAGCAGTTGCGGGTCGACGCCCCGCTCGGCGAGCCGGTGCCGGATCGCCAGGGTGGCGGTGGTCATGCCGGAAACACCAGCAGCCGGTCGGGCGGGAAGGTCACCGACACCTTGTCGCCCGGCGCCAGGCGCTGTGACGTGCGCAGATGCAACGTCAAGCCGTCGGCTGTCCGGGCTTCGGCGGCGATCTCCCGCCCGTGGTACTCGGCGACCTCCACGGTCACCTCGACTCCCGAGGGGTCGAGCACGATGTCGTCGGGACGGATCGCGGCCACCACCGGATCACCGGGTTGGACCGGGCCGGCCGGGCTTCCCGCCGTACCTCCGAATTGGTCGATTTTGATCTCGGCGGCCGAGAGAAAGATGCCGGGCAGCAGGTTGCGGAAGCCCATGAAATCGGCGACGTGCCGGTTCGCGGGCCGGGTGTGCACCTCCTCCGGAGTGCCGATCTGCTGGACCCGCCCGGCGCGCAGCACCACCAGGCGATCGGCCATCGACAGCGCCTCCTCCTGGTCGTGCGTCACATAGACCGTGGTCAGGCCCAGGTTCTGGTGCAGCCGGCGGATCTCGGTGCGCATCTCCAGCCGCAGTTTCGCGTCCAGGTTGCTGAGCGGCTCGTCCATCAGCACCAGCGACGGCTCGACGACGACCGCGCGGGCGATCGCGACCCGCTGCTGCTGACCGCCGGAGAGCTGGCCGGGCAGCTTGCCGGCGTGCTCCTCCAGGTGCACCAGGCGAATCGCCTCGTCGGTCCGGCGCCGCGCCTCGGCCCGCGCCACGTTCCGCATTTTCAGACCAAAGGAAATATTCTTGCGTACGGACATATGCGGGAAAAGTGCGTAGTTCTGGAAGACCATCCCGAACCCACGGCGCTCCGGCGGCAACGTGTCCAACCGGTCCCCGTCCCGCCAGATGCTGCCGGCGCTGAGCGGGAGCAGCCCGGCCAGGCAGTTCAGCGCGGTCGACTTGCCGCACCCGGACGGGCCGAGCAGCGCGATGAACTCGCCCCGCCGGATCTCCAGGTCGAGCCCGGTCAGGGCGTCCGCACCGGCGAACCGGCGGGTCACCCCGTCCAGGCGCAGCGACGCGAACGTCGTCATTTCTTGACCTTGGCGCCGCCGACCTCGCGGTCCCACCGGTCGAACGCGGCGACCAGGGCTTTCGCGTCCAGCGGGACCTCGATCGGGTTGTTCGCGATGAGCTTGAGGTACTCGGGCCGGCCGTACTCCCGGATCGCCTGCTGGCTCTCCGCGGGCGCCATCTCGATGGTCACGCCGTCGACCGCCGGGCCCGGGAAGAAGTAGCCCTTGTCGTACGCCTTGGCCTGCTGTTCCGGGGTGAGCATCCAGGCCAGCAGGTTGAGGACCGCGGACTGCTTGTCGGTGGAGACGCCCTTCGGCACGACCGCGTAGTGCGCGTCGGTCACCCAGTGGAAGCCGTTGAGCGTGCCGATCTCGGCCTCCTTCGGCACCGTCCCGAGCACCCGCGGGTTGATGTCCCAGCCGGTCGTCGACGCGATGATCTTCGCCGAGCCGTTCGCCAGGTTCTTCATCGTCTCGCTGGTGGTGGACGGGTAGAGCGTGACCGTCTCGCCGAGCTGCTTGAGGTAGTCCCAGGTCTTCGCCCAGCCGTTGACCGGGTCCTTCGGGTCGGTGTCGCCGAGCAGGTAGGGCAGGCCCATCAGGAACGTCCGGCCCGGACCGGAGTTGGACGGGCGGGCGTACTGCACCGCGCCCGGGTTCGCCTTGGCGTAGGCGAGCAGGTCGGCGGTGTTCCGCGGCGGGTCGGGCACCTTGGCCGGCAGGTACTCGATCAGCGGCCCGGACGGGTAGTAGGTGACCGTCACGCCCTGGTCGCCGGCCAGTTTCTGCATCGCGGCCGCGCCGTGCAGGTAGTTGTTCATGCCGGGGAGGCGGCTCGCGTAGGTCGGCAGCAGCGGCACCCACAGCTGCTGGTCGATCCCGGCGGCCAGGCCGTCCACCCCGGTCAGCACCAGGTCGATGTCCACCCGGTTGGCCGCCTGCTGCGCCTTGATCTTGCCGACCAGCTCCGGGGCGGTCGCCTTGGTGTAGGTGACCCGCTCGATCACCCCGCTGTTCTTCGCCACGAAATCGTCGATCATGCCCTGGGTGAGCTGCAGGTCCCCGGCCACGTCCAGCACGTTGAGGGTGACCGCCTTGGCCGGCTTGTCCGGGACCGGGCCGGACGCGCTGGTGGCCGGCGTGTTGTTGTCCGGCGGGCTGCACGCGGCGACGGTGACCGCGGCGGCGGTGAGGGTGAGGAGTTGGCGGCGACTGGGCGACATGGTCGTTCCCTTCTTACCGAACTGGACCGGTTGATCCACGCACGATCAACTGGGTGGGCAGCACCCGGCGGGTGGCGCCGTCGTCCCGGTCGGCCATCAGCTCCAGCAGCAGATCCACCCCGACCCGGCCGATCTGCTCCTTGGCGATCGCGACCGTGGTCAGCGGCGGGCCGACCAGCCCGGCGACCAGGATGTCGTCGAAGCCGACGACGCTCATCCGCTCCGGGACGGCGACGCCCCGGACGTGGAACCGTTGCAGCAGCCCGAGCGCGACCAGGTCGTTGTAGGCCAGGACGGCGGTGGCCGCGGAGGCGAGCACGAGGTCGGCGGCGGCCGCTCCGCCGTCGACGGTGGGCGCGACGTTGCCGGCCTCGACCAGGGTCATCTCCCGGGCGGCGGTCGCGGCGCGCAGGCCCCGCAGCCGGTCGCGGTTGGACCAGGAGGTGCGCGGGCCGGCGACGTACGCGATGGTGCGGTGACCGAGCGCGTGCAGGTGCGCGACCGCCTGCCGCATGCCGTCGGCGCTGTCCGCGGTGACCGACGGGAACGGCGTGATCCGGCGGTTCAGCACGACGATCGGCTTCTCCCCGGCGAACGACCGCAGGTCCTCGTCGGGCGCCCGCGGCGAGCAGAGCAGGAACCCGTCGACCTGCTTGGCGAGGGCCCGGATGGCCGGCACCTCGACCGCCGGGTCCTCGTCGGTGTCGCTGAGGAAGACCGCGTAGTCGAAACGGCGCGCCTGGGTCTGGATCGACTTCACCACCGACGGGAAGAACGGGTTGGCCAGATCGGGCAGGACCACGCCGATGTTCAGGGTGCGCCCGGTGATCAGGCTGCGGGCCACCCGGTTGGGGTGATATCCGAGCTCCCGGGCCGCGCTCTCGACGCGCTCCCGGGTCTCCGGCCGGACCCGTGCGGGATCGGCCAGGGCCCGGCACACCGAGGACTGCGAGACCCCGGCGAGCCGGGCGACGTCCTTGATGGTCACCGCCACGACAAACCCCTTGATCATTCGATGTCGATCGATCAATGGAGTCAGTCTGGAATCGTTTCCAGAATATTGTCAAGAAGTTGCGCACAGACGGTCAGACCGGTGTGGCAGGGTGTGGCCCATGTTGTTGCTCGCCCGGCTGGCCGGGTTCTTCGCCGCGCACGGCATGTGGTCGATCGCCGACGGAGGCGGGCCGATCACCCCGCTGCTCGGACACGAGAAGGCCGACGGGCGGCGCGGCGGCGCCCGGTTCGCCGACGAGGACCTGGAGCTCGCGGTCAAGGCCGGGCAGGCCGCCCTGGCCGGGAACGCCGAGCTGGCGGCCCGGGCGGTGCTGGTCTTCGACGGCTATGTTCCGCTGCCGAGCGGGCGCACCGACGCGCTGATCATCGAGGGCGCGGAGTACGAGCCGGCGCTCCGCACGCTCCGGATGGCGGTGCCGTACCGGCCGTCGCCGTTCGCGGTCTTCCGCCCGAAATTCCTGCTGGCCGACGGCGTCGAGCGGGACGGGTTCGCGGCGCTGGGCGACGCGTTCTACGCGGGTGTCGACTCCCACGAGCAGGCCGGCCCGCTCTGGAACGCGAGTCTGGATCAGTCCATCTAGTTCTCCGGCAGGGACGTGGCCAGCTGGGCGCGGCTGCTGACCGCGAGCTTCTGGAAGACGTGGGTCAGGTGGGTCTCGACCGTGCGGCGGGTGACGTAGAGCTGGTCGGCGATCTGCTTGTTGCTGTGCCCCAGCGCGGCCAGGACCGCGACCCGGTGCTCGGCCGGCGTCAGCGCGCCCGGGCCGGTGATCACCGTCCGGCGCGGGCGCCCGCCCGCGGCGAGCAGCTCCTGCCGGGCCCGCCGGGCGATCAGCCGCATCCCGCCGTGATCGGCCAGGTCCAGGGCCTGGACCAGGGGATCCCGGGCGGCCGCGCGCTGGTTCGCCCGGCGTAGCGCGGCGCCCAGGTCGGTCAGCACCCGGGCGTACTCCAGCCGCATCGGGGACGCGGCCAGCAGGTGGGCGGCCTGGGTCAGCAGCGGGACCGCCTCGACCGGCGGGACCGTGCGGGCCAGCGCGCGCAGGCCGGCGCCGCGCGGACCGGCCAGGCCGACCCGGGCGGCCAGGTCCAGGTGCTCCTCGGCCAGCCGGCGGGCGGCCGGGAAGTCCCCGAGCGCGGCCAGGGCCAGGCAGTCGTCGACCCGCCAGGCGGCCAGCCCGGGGTGCCGCGCGCCGAGCGCCTGCCAGATCGCGGCGGCCGCGGTCAGGTCGGCGTGCGCGTCGGCCGGGCGGTGCTGGGCCAGGCGCAGGCGGGCCCGGCGCTCCAGCAGCAGCGCGGTCCGCAGCTTGCCCGGCGCCAGGCTGCCGAGCCCGGCCACCGCGGCGGCGCTGGGCCGCGGCCGGTCCGGGCTGCCCCAGCCGGCCGCCTCCGCGGCGGCCAGGGCGGCCTCGGCGGACGGCAGGTCGTCGGCCTCGGTCAGCGCCTCCACCAGCGGGAACACCGTCCAGACCAGACCCGGTGCGGGCGGGTTGGCGAGCTTGAACTCGAACGCGAACCGGGCGTCGGCGACCGCGTCCCCGACCCGCCCGGCCGGGACCAGGGCGTGCGCCCGGACGAAGCTGCCGTGCGCCAGCGCGGTCATCCAGCCCCGCGGGCGGACCTGGTCGATCAGCGCGTCGCACAGCCCCCGGACGATGTCCAGCTCCTCCGTCGCGACCAGGGCGAACTTCAGCACGGTGGCGAGCAGCGACCCGATCTCGGCGTCCAGGGCCGGGCGCAGGATCGCGGCGGTCTCGGCGGCCGGCCGGCCCTCGATCGCCGCGAGGTGCCCGTGGTGCACGCCCCACACCGGCGCCACGTCCGGGCCGGTGTGCCGCAGCGTGCGCCGCCGCGCGTCGGGGACGGTCGCGGCGTCCAGCCAGGCGGAGCAGACCAGTTCCGCCTCGATCTCGTCGAGGACCGCCGGGGCCGCGCCGGGGGCCGGATCGGCGTCCAGGATCCGGTGGCAGAGCCGCAGCGCCTGATCGTGGTAGCCGGCCATGCCCAGCGCCCGGGCACCGGCCAGGGTGATCCCCGCCTGCTGATCAGGATCGGTCGCCCGCTCCACCGCCGAGGCCAGCAGCGGGTAGGCCTCCGGCTTGACCTGCTCGGCGGTGACCAGGCCGAGGCGACAGAGCAGATCGGCTTCGGCGTACGCCTCGATCGGCCCCTCGGTCAACGCCCGGCGCAGGAAGGTCGCCGCGTTCTGCGCCGCGCCCCGCCGCCAGGCGCGGTCGGCAGCCGTGCTCAGCGCGCTGACCGTAGCGGGCTCACCAGCGGGTTCGGTACGCAGCAGGTGGAGCGCGACGGTCTCCGGGTCGGCCCGGGACGCGGCGAGCAGCCGGGCCGCCCGGCCGTGCCACAGGGCCCGCTCGCCCGCCGGCAGCCCGGTGTAGAGCGCCGCGGCGACCAGCGGGTGGACCAGCGCGTACCCCTCGATCCCGCCCTCCAGGAGCCCGGCGGACCGCAACCGGTCCGCCAGGAGCGAGGCGTCGGAATGATCCAATCCGGCCAGCTCGCGGGCCTGCCGCAGGGACGCGCCGCGCCCGAGCACGGCGAACGCCCGGGCCAGCGAGGCGGTCCCGGCGGGCAGCCGGGCGAGCTGGCGGTCGACCGCCCGGGCGACCTGGTCCGGGCCGAAGTCACTGAGCCCGGCGGCGACCTCGTCGGACGGTTCGAGACGTTCCGCGGCGAGGTGGTCGAGCAGCGCGCCGAGCAGGAACGGGTTGCCGGCGGTGGCGGCGTGGCAGGCCGTGATGAACGCCGGACCGGCCGCGGGGAGGCGGTCCAGCACGATCGACCGGACCGCCTCCGGTCGCAGCGGGCTCGGCCGCACCGGCGCGCCCGCCGCGGCCAGCAGCTCGGCCAGCAGGTCCGGTTCGGCCGGCGGCTCGCCGGAGCGGACCGCGCACAGGATGCCGAGCGGCAGCCCGGTGATCCGGCGGGTCAGCTGACCGAGCCAGCGCAGCGACGGGGCGTCCGCCCAATGTACGTCGTCGACCAGCAGCAGCGTCGCCGCCCGGGCCGCGAGTCCGCAGGTCAGCCAGGTCAGTCCGTGCGCGGCGGCGTGCATCGCGTCGCCGGTCGGGGCGTGCGTGGCGCCCTCGTCGTCGAGCGCCCGGCGCGCGGGGGCGGCCGCGCCGACGGCCAGCGCGTCCCACTCCGAGGTCTGTCGCAGCGGCGCGAACAGCTGCCGGGCGATCCCCCAGCCGGCGTCCCGTTCCAGCGGGCCGCCCCACGCGGACAGCACCCGCAGGCCGGCCGCCGCCGCGTCGAGGCCGGCGGCGGCGAGCAGACTGGACTTGCCGATCCCGGCCGGGCCCTCGACGACGATCACCGCACCGGTCCCGGAGCGCACCTCGCCGAGCCGGTGGTCGAGCATCGCCAGCTCAGCATCGCGTTGCACGAGGGTGCGCGGCATGGCGCTGACCGTACGTGGTGGCGGCCCGCCGCGAAACCTCGTGGTCGGAACCACGATTGAACGGATCCGCCGCGCGTCCAGCATCAGGGCATGGAAACCACTGAGTACGCCCTCGGGCACACCGACGAGGAATTCGAACGGGTCCGCGCGCAGGCGCGGTTGTGGTCGGCCGACACGGCCCGGCTGCTGGATCGTCTCGGGCTGGCGGCCGGCGCCCGATGCCTGGACGCGGGGTGCGGGCCGGGCGAGACGATGCGGCTGATGGCCGAGCGGGTCGGGCCGACCGGCGAGGTGACCGGCATCGACCTGGACCCGGTGATCAGCTCCTTGGCCCCGGGCCGGGTGATCATCCACGACCTGACCGCGGACGAGCCGGTCCCGGGCGGGCCGTACGACCTGGTCCACGCCCGCCTGCTGCTGTTCCACACGCCGCGGCGGGCGGAGGTGCTGCGGCGGCTGTGGGACGCGGTCGCGCCCGGCGGGCACCTGCTGGTGCAGGACTACGACCTGGGCGCGGTCGGGCTGAACCCGTCGCTGGACATCGTCGAGGAGATGACCGCGCTGGTGGTCGCGGCGTTCGGGGCGGCCGGGTGCGACGTGCGGGCCGGCAGCCGGTTGCCGTACCTGATGGCGGAGGCCGGCATCGGCGCGCCGGACGGCACCGACGTGGCCGGCCGGCTGGTCCCGGCCGCGGCCGGCACGCCGATCCTGGAGAGCGTCTACCTGAGCCTGCTCCCGGTCGCCTACGCGAAGGGCCTGATCACGCCGCCCGACGCCGAGAAGGCGATCGACACGCTGCGCCGGGAGACCGCCGCGAACCCCGACCGGTACGTACTGCTGCCCCTGCTCAACGGGGCCTGGAAGCGCAAGGGAGAAGCACGATGAGCATCGTCCTGCACGACATCCCGGCGGCGGTCCGGGAATACCTCGACGACCTGGTGATCGTGAAG encodes:
- a CDS encoding ABC transporter ATP-binding protein, with protein sequence MTTFASLRLDGVTRRFAGADALTGLDLEIRRGEFIALLGPSGCGKSTALNCLAGLLPLSAGSIWRDGDRLDTLPPERRGFGMVFQNYALFPHMSVRKNISFGLKMRNVARAEARRRTDEAIRLVHLEEHAGKLPGQLSGGQQQRVAIARAVVVEPSLVLMDEPLSNLDAKLRLEMRTEIRRLHQNLGLTTVYVTHDQEEALSMADRLVVLRAGRVQQIGTPEEVHTRPANRHVADFMGFRNLLPGIFLSAAEIKIDQFGGTAGSPAGPVQPGDPVVAAIRPDDIVLDPSGVEVTVEVAEYHGREIAAEARTADGLTLHLRTSQRLAPGDKVSVTFPPDRLLVFPA
- a CDS encoding AAA family ATPase; translated protein: MPRTLVQRDAELAMLDHRLGEVRSGTGAVIVVEGPAGIGKSSLLAAAGLDAAAAGLRVLSAWGGPLERDAGWGIARQLFAPLRQTSEWDALAVGAAAPARRALDDEGATHAPTGDAMHAAAHGLTWLTCGLAARAATLLLVDDVHWADAPSLRWLGQLTRRITGLPLGILCAVRSGEPPAEPDLLAELLAAAGAPVRPSPLRPEAVRSIVLDRLPAAGPAFITACHAATAGNPFLLGALLDHLAAERLEPSDEVAAGLSDFGPDQVARAVDRQLARLPAGTASLARAFAVLGRGASLRQARELAGLDHSDASLLADRLRSAGLLEGGIEGYALVHPLVAAALYTGLPAGERALWHGRAARLLAASRADPETVALHLLRTEPAGEPATVSALSTAADRAWRRGAAQNAATFLRRALTEGPIEAYAEADLLCRLGLVTAEQVKPEAYPLLASAVERATDPDQQAGITLAGARALGMAGYHDQALRLCHRILDADPAPGAAPAVLDEIEAELVCSAWLDAATVPDARRRTLRHTGPDVAPVWGVHHGHLAAIEGRPAAETAAILRPALDAEIGSLLATVLKFALVATEELDIVRGLCDALIDQVRPRGWMTALAHGSFVRAHALVPAGRVGDAVADARFAFEFKLANPPAPGLVWTVFPLVEALTEADDLPSAEAALAAAEAAGWGSPDRPRPSAAAVAGLGSLAPGKLRTALLLERRARLRLAQHRPADAHADLTAAAAIWQALGARHPGLAAWRVDDCLALAALGDFPAARRLAEEHLDLAARVGLAGPRGAGLRALARTVPPVEAVPLLTQAAHLLAASPMRLEYARVLTDLGAALRRANQRAAARDPLVQALDLADHGGMRLIARRARQELLAAGGRPRRTVITGPGALTPAEHRVAVLAALGHSNKQIADQLYVTRRTVETHLTHVFQKLAVSSRAQLATSLPEN
- a CDS encoding trans-aconitate 2-methyltransferase; the encoded protein is METTEYALGHTDEEFERVRAQARLWSADTARLLDRLGLAAGARCLDAGCGPGETMRLMAERVGPTGEVTGIDLDPVISSLAPGRVIIHDLTADEPVPGGPYDLVHARLLLFHTPRRAEVLRRLWDAVAPGGHLLVQDYDLGAVGLNPSLDIVEEMTALVVAAFGAAGCDVRAGSRLPYLMAEAGIGAPDGTDVAGRLVPAAAGTPILESVYLSLLPVAYAKGLITPPDAEKAIDTLRRETAANPDRYVLLPLLNGAWKRKGEAR
- a CDS encoding LacI family DNA-binding transcriptional regulator, coding for MAVTIKDVARLAGVSQSSVCRALADPARVRPETRERVESAARELGYHPNRVARSLITGRTLNIGVVLPDLANPFFPSVVKSIQTQARRFDYAVFLSDTDEDPAVEVPAIRALAKQVDGFLLCSPRAPDEDLRSFAGEKPIVVLNRRITPFPSVTADSADGMRQAVAHLHALGHRTIAYVAGPRTSWSNRDRLRGLRAATAAREMTLVEAGNVAPTVDGGAAAADLVLASAATAVLAYNDLVALGLLQRFHVRGVAVPERMSVVGFDDILVAGLVGPPLTTVAIAKEQIGRVGVDLLLELMADRDDGATRRVLPTQLIVRGSTGPVR
- a CDS encoding extracellular solute-binding protein gives rise to the protein MSPSRRQLLTLTAAAVTVAACSPPDNNTPATSASGPVPDKPAKAVTLNVLDVAGDLQLTQGMIDDFVAKNSGVIERVTYTKATAPELVGKIKAQQAANRVDIDLVLTGVDGLAAGIDQQLWVPLLPTYASRLPGMNNYLHGAAAMQKLAGDQGVTVTYYPSGPLIEYLPAKVPDPPRNTADLLAYAKANPGAVQYARPSNSGPGRTFLMGLPYLLGDTDPKDPVNGWAKTWDYLKQLGETVTLYPSTTSETMKNLANGSAKIIASTTGWDINPRVLGTVPKEAEIGTLNGFHWVTDAHYAVVPKGVSTDKQSAVLNLLAWMLTPEQQAKAYDKGYFFPGPAVDGVTIEMAPAESQQAIREYGRPEYLKLIANNPIEVPLDAKALVAAFDRWDREVGGAKVKK
- a CDS encoding ABC transporter permease, with the translated sequence MTTATLAIRHRLAERGVDPQLLLLVPATVFVVVLFVYPFCYGIAVSLQPAQGGALAAYRAFFTDAYQRDTIGTTLAIALPAALFNVLAAVPIAYRMRGRFRGKRLLTTVLVVPITLGTVLTAEGLLNFLGPTGWFNRFLLTLGLVDQPVTLTHNYWGVFFSLVITGFPFAFLLVLSYLSGIDPSLERAAATLGAGWAQRFFRITLPLLAPGLATTFCLTFVLAFSVFPSAILVGDPSGSTRVISIAAYEAAYVHYDYAAASAAAIIMGAVELVVISVVLGLRSLLYTGSTAGGKG